One Papaver somniferum cultivar HN1 chromosome 10, ASM357369v1, whole genome shotgun sequence genomic window carries:
- the LOC113316922 gene encoding uncharacterized protein At2g39795, mitochondrial-like: MATLSRMMNKAESSVIPLATRTPCRNYTSAIFTTPLKTSTAIKTITGNSNLFRTTSIPTHRQFSALAKKKPYFDDTLLRVIDSEIVDAEEEAGDFEVGEAPSEFPFNIVDNDGAETITLTRNYQGEEIKVTVFKHDLSGDYEEGDEEDQDDQEANQGGEGVEEEDGSQPVDMVVIVTKKTGPTLEFDVMVEADEITINNLAVKNPNVSDEDIAYEGPEFSSLDAELQEAFHTYLEVRGIKPSIANFLHDYMVKKEHKEYTAWLKNLKNFIAN, encoded by the exons ATGGCGACTTTGAGTAGAATGATGAATAAAGCCGAATCTTCAGTAATCCCGCTAGCAACCAGAACTCCTTGTAGAAACTACACCTCTGCCATCTTCACTACCCCATTGAAGACCAGCACCGCCATTAAAACTATCACCGGCAATAGTAATCTATTTAGAACAACTTCAATTCCAACTCATCGTCAGTTCTCTGCTCTAGCTAAGAAGAAACCATATTTCGATGACACTCTTCTCAGAGTTATTGATTCTGAAATCGTTGATGCTGAGGAGGAAGCTGGAGattttgag GTTGGTGAGGCACCAAGTGAGTTTCCATTCAATATTGTGGATAATGATGGAGCTGAAACTATTACACTGACTAGGAACTATCAAGGTGAGGAGATCAAAGTCACAGTGTTCAAGCATGATCTCTCTGGTGATTATGAAGAGGGTGATGAGGAAGACCAAGACGACCAGGAAGCAAATCAAGGTGGTGAGGGggtggaagaagaagatggttctcAGCCTGTTGATATGGTTGTAATTGTTACGAAAAAAACCGGTCCAACTTTGGAATTCGATGTTATGGTTGAGGCAGATGAAATTACAATCAACAATTTGGCTGTCAAGAATCCAAATGTTTCGGATGAGGATATTGCTTACGAAGGACCTGAGTTCTC GAGTTTGGATGCGGAACTGCAGGAAGCTTTCCACACATATTTGGAAGTCAGAGGGATTAAACCAAGCATTGCCAATTTCTTACATGACTACATGGTTAAGAAAGAGCATAAGGAATACACTGCATggttgaagaacttgaagaattTCATTGCCAACTAG